The following proteins are encoded in a genomic region of Euzebyales bacterium:
- a CDS encoding amidase: protein MDTFVEYEQHDAVGLAAAVRDGEVTPHELLDAAIARIERHNPVVNAVVTTAFDRARRAIDAGPPDGPLRGVPFLLKDLNHAWSGVRMTGGSRAMRSYIPAYSATLVQRLEAAGLVPLGMTNVPEFGITPVTEPDLHGICANPWDPTRSAGGSSGGSGAAVASRMVPAASASDGGGSIRIPASHCGLFGLKPTRARTPSGPVGADGLFGLSVSHALTRSVRDSAVLLDATHGPEQGDPYAAPSPERPFADEVGTDPGTLRIGVVDGGIFHDDIHPQCRAAVVSATDLVGDLGHEVVPLRLNIDRMATVEAMLVLLAASTAASLDDVARLNRQRAPRAAQYELTTWVLGLVGGRLTGRETAAALNHVRAVGRTVAAQLVDERIDAILTATLAEPPMRHRALDPTPAEERVLRALRRAPVRPALLAVFQQLAQRVLAAIPSLPLFNITGQPAMSVPLHWTPDGLPVGVQFAGRFGDEATLLRLAGQLEAARPWFDRRPPLATGARSPNRIA, encoded by the coding sequence ATGGACACCTTCGTCGAGTACGAGCAGCACGACGCGGTCGGCCTGGCCGCCGCCGTCCGCGACGGGGAGGTGACCCCGCACGAGCTGCTCGACGCCGCCATCGCACGCATCGAGCGCCACAACCCCGTCGTCAACGCCGTGGTCACGACCGCGTTCGACCGCGCGCGCCGCGCGATCGACGCCGGGCCGCCCGACGGGCCCCTGCGGGGCGTGCCGTTCCTGCTCAAGGACCTGAACCACGCGTGGTCCGGGGTGCGCATGACCGGCGGCTCACGCGCGATGCGGTCCTACATCCCCGCATACAGCGCCACGCTCGTCCAACGCCTCGAGGCGGCAGGCCTGGTCCCGCTCGGGATGACCAACGTGCCCGAGTTCGGCATCACCCCGGTGACCGAGCCGGACCTGCACGGCATCTGCGCGAACCCGTGGGATCCCACGCGGTCGGCGGGCGGATCGTCTGGCGGTTCAGGCGCGGCCGTCGCATCGCGGATGGTCCCCGCAGCCTCGGCGTCGGACGGCGGCGGGTCGATCAGGATCCCCGCGAGTCACTGCGGCCTGTTCGGCCTCAAACCGACGCGGGCGCGCACGCCGAGCGGTCCGGTCGGCGCCGACGGCCTGTTCGGTCTCAGCGTCAGCCACGCCCTGACCCGCTCGGTTCGTGACTCGGCGGTCCTGCTGGACGCGACGCACGGCCCCGAGCAGGGGGACCCTTACGCGGCGCCGTCGCCGGAGCGCCCGTTCGCCGATGAGGTCGGCACCGACCCGGGAACGCTGCGCATCGGCGTGGTCGACGGCGGGATCTTCCACGACGACATCCATCCCCAGTGCCGCGCAGCGGTCGTGTCCGCCACCGACCTCGTCGGCGACCTCGGGCACGAGGTCGTGCCGCTCCGGTTGAACATCGACCGCATGGCCACGGTCGAGGCGATGCTGGTCCTGCTGGCCGCCTCGACCGCCGCGTCGCTCGACGACGTCGCCCGGCTGAACCGGCAGCGCGCGCCGCGTGCTGCGCAGTACGAGCTGACGACATGGGTGCTGGGCCTCGTCGGGGGCAGGTTGACCGGCCGGGAGACGGCGGCGGCGCTCAACCACGTCCGCGCCGTGGGGCGCACCGTCGCGGCGCAGCTTGTCGACGAGCGCATCGACGCGATCCTGACCGCGACGCTGGCCGAGCCGCCGATGCGTCACCGCGCGCTCGACCCCACGCCCGCGGAGGAGCGCGTGCTCAGAGCGCTGCGCCGCGCGCCCGTGCGCCCCGCCCTGCTGGCCGTGTTCCAGCAGCTGGCCCAGCGAGTGCTCGCCGCCATCCCGAGCCTGCCGCTGTTCAACATCACGGGACAGCCGGCGATGTCGGTGCCGCTGCACTGGACGCCTGACGGGCTGCCCGTGGGCGTACAGTTCGCCGGCCGCTTCGGTGATGAGGCCACCCTGCTGCGGCTCGCGGGGCAGCTCGAGGCCGCGCGCCCGTGGTTCGACCGCCGCCCACCGCTGGCGACCGGGGCGCGCAGCCCCAACCGAATCGCCTGA
- a CDS encoding universal stress protein, protein MGGRRGAAGRGDAHGGLRVPVAARGRAVRRFSGIEKQQLDELESHASGTALDKLDTLLADAGDTSGVTIERHVESGSPTKVLTADAADARTLLVVGSRGRGGFRGPLLGSVSQQCLHHARGPVLGTPADRWPPPRSLAHHLVCRTSRCGQ, encoded by the coding sequence GTGGGCGGTCGACGAGGCGCGGCTGGGCGAGGTGACGCTCACGGCGGTCTACGTGTACCGGTCGCTGCGCGAGGCCGCGCCGTTCGACGCTTCTCCGGCATCGAGAAGCAGCAGCTGGACGAGCTTGAGTCCCACGCCAGCGGCACTGCGCTCGACAAGCTCGACACGTTGCTCGCCGACGCGGGCGATACGTCGGGCGTCACCATCGAGCGGCACGTCGAGTCGGGCTCACCCACCAAGGTGCTCACCGCCGACGCCGCCGACGCGCGCACGCTGCTGGTGGTCGGCAGCCGCGGCCGCGGCGGCTTCCGGGGCCCGCTGCTCGGGTCGGTCAGCCAGCAGTGCCTCCACCACGCCCGCGGTCCGGTGTTGGGCACCCCCGCCGACCGCTGGCCACCACCCCGAAGTCTGGCACACCACCTTGTGTGCCGGACTTCGAGGTGTGGGCAGTAG
- a CDS encoding universal stress protein, translating to MRTVTSWAPDRRRGQVATSVLGMVIFFDDYANTLVIGNAPRPVTDRLQILRHRGEADLIVVGSRGLGGFAGLLLGSVSHQVARTSRSQ from the coding sequence GTGCGAACCGTCACGTCGTGGGCCCCGGACCGGCGACGCGGGCAGGTCGCCACGTCGGTGCTGGGCATGGTGATCTTCTTCGACGACTACGCCAACACGCTGGTCATCGGCAACGCGCCGCGACCCGTGACCGACCGCCTGCAGATCCTGCGCCACCGTGGTGAGGCGGACCTGATCGTGGTCGGCAGCCGTGGCCTGGGCGGGTTCGCCGGCCTGCTCCTGGGATCCGTCAGCCACCAGGTGGCGCGGACGTCCCGGTCGCAGTGA
- a CDS encoding RidA family protein, which yields MTAEGGTASPTQRLAELGVTVPEAPAPAAAYVGHVRAGDLIHTAGQLPLHDGALLAQGPVGDAVDLTTAQRCARQCAVNVLAQVRAAGCDLDAVRRILKLTVFVASAPGFTDQHLVANGASEFLGEVFGDAGRHARSAVGVAELPMGSPVEIEAIVDVGAG from the coding sequence GTGACCGCCGAGGGCGGCACCGCGTCGCCGACGCAGCGGCTGGCCGAGCTGGGCGTCACGGTCCCCGAGGCTCCAGCTCCGGCCGCCGCCTACGTCGGCCACGTCCGTGCCGGCGATCTGATCCACACGGCCGGGCAGCTGCCACTGCACGATGGCGCCCTGCTGGCACAGGGCCCGGTCGGCGACGCGGTCGACCTCACGACCGCCCAGCGGTGCGCGCGGCAGTGCGCCGTGAACGTGCTGGCACAGGTCCGCGCCGCGGGATGTGACCTCGACGCGGTCCGGCGCATCCTCAAGCTGACCGTGTTCGTGGCCAGCGCCCCCGGCTTCACCGACCAGCACCTCGTGGCCAACGGCGCGTCGGAGTTCCTCGGCGAGGTCTTCGGCGATGCCGGCCGCCATGCACGGTCGGCCGTCGGCGTCGCGGAGCTGCCGATGGGCAGCCCGGTCGAGATCGAGGCCATCGTCGACGTCGGGGCGGGCTGA
- a CDS encoding NfeD family protein, whose translation MTGIRTLVGGRLRRLVMLIAILAAVHTAAAAQTTDPMIDILQVDGALDGTIARYVDDALQTAADEGVEVVVMQLSTPGTLAASAADFVEAVRTSAVPVVVWVGPPGSRVTGAGVQVALAADLLAVSPGSVLGGAVPADLGEDPGTAARQDSATVLAQLARTRGRDEATVTGFATDDGALVVAPEGLDALSDDAALPDAVDPGRVTVLDAQEALESGVVDLVAAGLPELLAQLDGREVTRADGTATQLTVDPVTATIRFNNQGLLGRLLHTVSTPTLAYLLLVGGVVALLFEWFQPGFGVAGVSGAVLACLGLYGMTVLPTQWWAFALVLGGLALLAVDLALASLGPVTLVGVLALAAGSWWLYEGPAAVQLAGGLVAVVVVSAAVFFVFIMTTVLRAQGVQHRAGMQAAMGRTGVVRSVLNPQGHVFVGGVLWRAQAPDDVGQVRTGTSVRVTGVADELTLLVEPVERVEAEQPQSPAHQS comes from the coding sequence GTGACTGGCATCCGCACCCTGGTCGGCGGCCGGCTGCGGCGTCTGGTGATGCTGATCGCCATCCTCGCCGCGGTGCACACCGCCGCCGCCGCTCAGACCACCGATCCCATGATCGACATCCTGCAGGTCGATGGCGCACTCGACGGCACCATCGCCCGCTACGTCGACGACGCCCTGCAGACGGCCGCCGATGAGGGCGTCGAGGTCGTCGTCATGCAGCTGTCGACGCCGGGGACGCTCGCCGCATCCGCCGCGGACTTCGTCGAGGCGGTCCGCACGAGTGCTGTCCCAGTGGTCGTGTGGGTGGGTCCGCCGGGGTCCCGTGTGACCGGCGCCGGCGTCCAGGTCGCCCTGGCCGCCGACCTGCTGGCCGTCTCACCCGGCAGCGTGCTCGGTGGCGCGGTGCCGGCGGACCTCGGTGAGGATCCCGGGACGGCGGCGCGACAGGACAGCGCGACGGTGCTGGCGCAGCTCGCACGCACCCGCGGTCGCGACGAGGCGACGGTCACCGGCTTCGCGACCGATGATGGCGCGCTGGTGGTCGCGCCTGAAGGGCTCGACGCCCTCAGCGACGATGCGGCCCTGCCCGACGCCGTCGACCCCGGCCGTGTCACGGTCCTCGATGCACAGGAAGCGCTCGAGTCCGGTGTCGTCGACCTCGTGGCCGCCGGACTCCCGGAGTTGCTTGCGCAGCTCGACGGCCGGGAGGTAACCCGCGCGGACGGCACGGCGACGCAGCTGACCGTCGATCCGGTCACGGCCACGATCCGGTTCAACAACCAGGGGCTGCTGGGCCGGCTGCTGCACACCGTGTCGACGCCCACGCTGGCCTACCTGCTGCTCGTGGGTGGTGTGGTGGCGCTGCTGTTCGAGTGGTTCCAGCCGGGCTTCGGGGTCGCAGGCGTCAGCGGCGCCGTGCTCGCCTGCCTGGGTCTGTACGGCATGACGGTGCTGCCCACCCAGTGGTGGGCGTTCGCACTGGTGCTCGGTGGGCTGGCCCTGCTGGCCGTGGACCTCGCGCTCGCGAGCCTGGGGCCGGTGACACTGGTGGGCGTGCTCGCGCTGGCGGCCGGGTCGTGGTGGCTGTACGAGGGCCCCGCAGCCGTGCAGCTCGCGGGCGGGCTGGTCGCGGTCGTCGTGGTGTCAGCCGCGGTCTTCTTCGTCTTCATCATGACGACGGTGCTGCGCGCGCAGGGGGTGCAGCACCGCGCGGGCATGCAGGCCGCCATGGGGCGCACTGGCGTCGTGCGGTCGGTCCTGAACCCGCAGGGTCACGTGTTCGTGGGAGGCGTCCTGTGGCGCGCCCAGGCACCAGACGACGTGGGGCAGGTGCGCACCGGAACCTCCGTCAGGGTGACCGGGGTGGCCGACGAGCTGACCCTGCTCGTCGAGCCGGTCGAGCGTGTCGAGGCCGAGCAGCCCCAGTCTCCCGCCCACCAGTCCTGA